In Acidimicrobiia bacterium, one genomic interval encodes:
- a CDS encoding RNA polymerase sigma factor — protein MARIGPGTNARVDDELQPLTERQLRAWLRSTDRNLVANHSRKASTRRRTLQRLARQPVEAALSAEELLFRSVDEVENNLRNRQMEAALEQLSPAHQEVLVLHALGLSGPEIARNLGIGRGAARSRLMRARAAFKKAYKTLEEDTGDMSSEKCQNLEAKTCDEVGENHG, from the coding sequence ATGGCTCGTATTGGGCCTGGTACGAATGCACGGGTTGACGATGAGCTGCAACCGCTCACTGAACGTCAACTTCGGGCGTGGCTGCGAAGCACCGATCGCAATTTGGTGGCTAACCATTCTCGCAAAGCCAGCACGCGACGCCGAACCCTACAACGCTTAGCACGCCAGCCAGTAGAGGCCGCTCTTTCGGCAGAAGAGTTGCTGTTTCGTTCGGTGGATGAGGTTGAGAACAACCTTCGTAACCGGCAGATGGAGGCAGCGTTGGAACAGTTGAGCCCGGCCCATCAAGAGGTACTTGTATTGCATGCCCTCGGACTTTCAGGTCCGGAAATAGCCCGCAACCTAGGTATAGGTCGCGGGGCAGCACGATCGCGGTTGATGCGTGCCCGAGCAGCTTTTAAAAAGGCGTATAAAACCCTTGAGGAAGACACGGGAGATATGAGCTCAGAAAAGTGCCAAAACTTAGAAGCCAAAACTTGCGACGAAGTGGGTGAAAACCATGGTTAA
- a CDS encoding CopG family transcriptional regulator has product MRTTVTLEPDVQVLIERLMRQRGLSFKAAINEAIRRGLAPKRSTESATIPRNLGEPKVDLTKALALAGSLEDEALATKLVEGK; this is encoded by the coding sequence ATGCGTACCACGGTGACCCTGGAACCTGATGTGCAGGTGCTTATCGAACGTCTCATGCGCCAACGAGGTCTTAGCTTCAAAGCCGCCATCAACGAGGCAATTCGACGAGGTTTAGCTCCGAAACGTTCCACCGAATCGGCAACCATTCCACGCAATCTAGGTGAGCCTAAGGTCGATCTGACCAAAGCATTGGCTCTAGCAGGCAGCCTTGAAGACGAAGCATTGGCGACCAAACTCGTAGAGGGCAAATAG